Proteins encoded by one window of Streptomyces sp. NBC_01571:
- a CDS encoding TetR/AcrR family transcriptional regulator — protein sequence MSDSDGEAGRTARPKRADARRNEETLLDAAAAIFVTSGVEAPVRDIAAKAGVGTGTIYRHFPTRADLIIAVYRHQVEACAEAGPALLASSPTPHVALGQWINLFVDFLVTKHGLAAVLQSDAAGFDTLHDYFLDRLVPVCGRLLEAAAAAGEIRSDMDAIVLMRGVGNLCIGADADPRYDARRLVELLVAGLRRSP from the coding sequence GTGAGTGACAGCGACGGGGAGGCGGGGCGTACGGCCCGGCCCAAGCGGGCGGACGCCCGGCGCAACGAGGAGACGCTGCTCGACGCGGCCGCCGCGATCTTCGTGACCTCGGGTGTGGAGGCGCCGGTGCGGGACATCGCGGCCAAGGCCGGGGTCGGGACGGGCACGATCTACCGCCACTTCCCGACGCGGGCGGATCTCATCATCGCCGTCTACCGGCACCAGGTCGAAGCCTGCGCCGAGGCCGGTCCGGCCCTGCTGGCGAGCAGCCCCACCCCCCATGTCGCACTGGGGCAGTGGATCAATCTCTTCGTCGACTTCCTGGTCACCAAGCACGGACTGGCCGCTGTGCTGCAGTCCGACGCCGCCGGCTTCGACACGCTGCACGACTACTTCCTCGACCGTCTGGTGCCCGTGTGCGGCCGGCTGCTCGAAGCCGCGGCCGCCGCCGGCGAGATCCGCTCCGACATGGACGCGATCGTGCTCATGCGCGGCGTCGGGAACCTCTGCATCGGCGCGGACGCCGATCCGCGCTATGACGCGCGCCGACTGGTCGAACTCCTCGTCGCAGGGCTGCGCCGGTCGCCCTGA
- a CDS encoding PP2C family protein-serine/threonine phosphatase: MEGTALRNEAHSHADDAAATFARLRPVFSGAADAIGSELNLHLTGSHVVQALAPGFCDAASVYLLERWLLEENAYHSADPAKIEARRLALRIGTDAPEDWEGTLPVGEVIVFPRETPYTRCIATRTTQLLDSVDAHTSERLSAAGGDDVRMDALLRTASFLVVPLHLRGIAVGFIACTRGPDRAPFLTADATAVESLAARACVALDNARRYERERRMALAIRQSLLPATSQTFEGCRITHGYLPAGQDNIIGGDWFDVLPRSEGRVSLIVGDAMGHGPESAVAMIQLRTAVRTLAGLDITPAELMRRLDELACDTPGASFATCMYAEWDAEKRLCTFVGAGHPPPLIRTADGRARPVTLTSAGLPLGLGMGSYEPTVVRVPEPILLLLYSDGLVESRDTDIEQGIARLAGLLGTDGAEPVGTEGPDALESLGQRLLHKTSPSGGGADDRTLLLAELTPTKRPAPS, from the coding sequence GTGGAAGGCACCGCCCTGCGGAACGAAGCACACAGTCACGCGGACGATGCGGCAGCCACGTTCGCGCGCCTTCGGCCGGTCTTCTCGGGCGCGGCCGACGCCATCGGCTCGGAACTCAACCTGCACCTGACCGGCAGCCATGTCGTCCAGGCGCTGGCTCCCGGGTTCTGCGACGCCGCATCGGTCTACCTGCTGGAGCGGTGGCTGCTGGAGGAGAACGCGTACCACTCCGCGGATCCGGCCAAGATCGAGGCCCGGCGACTGGCCCTGCGCATCGGGACGGACGCGCCCGAGGACTGGGAGGGGACGCTGCCCGTCGGCGAGGTGATCGTCTTTCCCCGCGAGACCCCGTACACGCGCTGCATCGCCACCCGTACGACACAGTTGCTCGACTCGGTCGACGCCCACACGTCGGAGCGGCTCAGCGCCGCCGGGGGCGACGACGTCCGGATGGACGCCCTGCTGCGGACGGCATCCTTCCTCGTCGTCCCGCTGCATCTGCGGGGCATCGCGGTCGGGTTCATCGCGTGCACGCGCGGCCCGGACCGGGCGCCCTTCCTGACCGCGGACGCCACCGCCGTGGAATCGCTGGCCGCGCGGGCCTGTGTGGCCCTGGACAACGCGCGGCGCTACGAACGCGAACGTCGCATGGCGCTGGCCATCCGGCAGAGCCTGCTGCCCGCGACCTCACAGACGTTCGAGGGGTGTCGCATCACCCACGGCTATCTCCCGGCCGGGCAGGACAACATCATCGGCGGCGACTGGTTCGACGTACTGCCGCGGTCCGAGGGCCGCGTCAGTCTGATCGTCGGGGACGCCATGGGGCACGGGCCGGAATCGGCCGTCGCCATGATCCAGCTGCGCACGGCCGTCCGCACCCTCGCGGGGCTGGACATCACGCCGGCCGAGCTGATGCGCCGGCTGGACGAACTGGCCTGCGACACGCCGGGTGCCTCCTTCGCCACCTGCATGTACGCCGAGTGGGACGCGGAGAAGCGGCTCTGCACCTTCGTCGGAGCCGGCCATCCTCCCCCCCTGATCCGTACTGCGGACGGACGCGCCAGACCCGTCACGCTCACCAGCGCGGGGCTGCCCCTCGGACTCGGTATGGGCAGCTACGAACCGACCGTCGTCCGGGTGCCCGAACCGATACTGCTGCTGCTCTACAGCGACGGTCTGGTCGAGTCCCGCGACACCGACATAGAACAGGGCATCGCCCGCCTCGCCGGTCTCCTCGGCACGGACGGCGCCGAACCCGTGGGAACCGAGGGCCCGGACGCGTTGGAATCACTCGGCCAGCGGCTGTTGCACAAGACGTCGCCGAGCGGGGGCGGCGCGGACGACCGGACGCTCCTCCTGGCCGAACTGACACCCACGAAGCGCCCGGCACCGTCCTGA
- a CDS encoding SpoIIE family protein phosphatase → MGDVRCGWCDKPLPDEAGPNRRYCGPAHRQAAWRARRRWEAAAQARHALVLADAELLSRARTMSQEAATQDPERMATTAGHCAAAAGHSVAAAEILGLAEQLVRSAVLADRQGGADWTRIGAGLGMSGAAARHRFGRMCAREQDGQGARGPSPPVGSTGSTHPEALGALLLPAVRDTGASVSGIYLFRPGRPVLHLAVTTGGTTVALWERVEPAAEGPVAEAVREQRLVWVAGHAELARRYPRAALTLPYPVAVAAAPVTTGATMWGALAFLWPGTHPRLLSAVERDAVTTACHRVGAFLRQAAADGRPVLPTERPHVPDPPRARTPGPAEALAAVDLVDRLPEGCLALDLDNRITFIDATARDLVGGSIPDLLGTSLCEALPWLDEPVLQDHQRAATISRRPAVFTALGPQGRWLDFELHPDVSGTTVRVTSADEAGPADRARRGGRDGALVPTRARVLYDLMHLAASLTEAVSVQDVVELAADQIMPTFDAQGFVLSVAEDGRLQIVGSRGYRDEVLRPFDGPPLTDRSAPTVYALTAGVPLFFGSPQDMERFHPDIPRLTGRAAWAFLPLVISRRPVGCWVLSFDRPRPFGPDERAVLTSLAGLIAQALDRARLYDAKHQLAHDLQSGLLPTTLPAVPGLEVAARYLPAARGMDVGGDFYDLIRLDATTVAAAIGDVQGHNVHAAALMGQIRTAVHVTAGASPDEVLARANRLLTDFDPGLFASCLYAHLDLAHHRAHLATAGHPPPLLRDARGRTEVLDLPPGLLLGIDSAADYRTTEIPLPPDSLLALYTDGLIETPGGDIGEAAADLADHLARIADQPVGTLADALIRHTPHTDPRSDDVALLLLRATDAT, encoded by the coding sequence ATGGGTGATGTTCGGTGCGGCTGGTGCGACAAGCCGCTGCCGGATGAGGCCGGACCCAACCGGCGGTACTGCGGACCGGCCCACCGGCAGGCTGCCTGGCGGGCGCGCCGCCGCTGGGAGGCCGCGGCCCAGGCGCGCCATGCGCTCGTCCTGGCCGACGCGGAGCTGCTGTCCCGGGCGCGGACGATGTCGCAGGAGGCGGCCACCCAGGATCCGGAGCGGATGGCCACGACGGCGGGCCACTGTGCCGCGGCCGCCGGCCACAGCGTCGCGGCGGCGGAGATTCTCGGGCTGGCCGAGCAGTTGGTGCGGTCCGCGGTACTGGCCGACCGGCAGGGCGGGGCCGACTGGACGCGGATCGGCGCGGGGCTGGGGATGAGCGGCGCGGCGGCCCGGCACCGCTTCGGACGGATGTGCGCCCGCGAGCAGGACGGGCAGGGGGCGCGCGGCCCGTCACCGCCCGTCGGCTCCACCGGTTCGACGCACCCGGAAGCGCTCGGCGCGCTGCTGCTCCCGGCGGTGCGGGACACCGGTGCGTCCGTGAGCGGGATCTACCTGTTCCGGCCGGGCCGGCCGGTGCTCCACCTGGCGGTGACGACCGGGGGCACGACGGTCGCGCTGTGGGAAAGGGTGGAACCGGCGGCCGAGGGGCCCGTGGCCGAGGCGGTACGCGAGCAGCGCCTGGTGTGGGTCGCCGGCCATGCGGAGCTGGCCCGCCGCTATCCGCGGGCCGCGCTCACGCTGCCCTATCCCGTGGCGGTGGCGGCCGCACCGGTGACCACCGGCGCCACCATGTGGGGCGCGCTGGCGTTCCTGTGGCCCGGTACGCATCCGCGCCTGCTGAGCGCCGTCGAACGCGACGCGGTCACCACCGCGTGCCACCGCGTCGGCGCGTTCCTGCGGCAGGCCGCCGCCGACGGGCGGCCGGTCCTTCCCACGGAACGTCCGCACGTCCCGGACCCGCCCCGGGCCCGCACCCCCGGACCGGCGGAGGCGCTGGCCGCCGTAGATCTCGTCGACCGCCTCCCGGAGGGCTGTCTGGCGCTCGACCTGGACAACCGGATCACGTTCATCGACGCCACCGCCCGCGATCTGGTCGGCGGGAGCATTCCGGACCTGCTCGGGACGTCGTTGTGCGAGGCCCTGCCGTGGCTGGACGAGCCGGTCCTCCAGGACCACCAGCGAGCCGCGACCATAAGCCGTCGCCCCGCCGTCTTCACGGCCCTGGGTCCACAGGGCCGGTGGCTGGACTTCGAGCTGCATCCCGACGTCTCCGGCACCACTGTCCGTGTCACTTCCGCCGACGAGGCCGGTCCGGCGGACCGGGCACGGCGGGGCGGCCGGGACGGCGCCCTCGTCCCGACGCGGGCACGCGTGCTGTACGACCTGATGCATCTGGCCGCCTCACTCACCGAAGCCGTCAGTGTGCAGGACGTGGTGGAGCTGGCGGCCGACCAGATCATGCCCACCTTCGACGCGCAGGGCTTCGTCCTGTCCGTGGCCGAGGACGGCCGGCTGCAGATCGTCGGCTCCCGTGGGTACCGGGACGAGGTACTCAGGCCCTTCGACGGACCGCCGCTCACCGACCGGTCGGCACCGACGGTGTACGCCCTCACCGCCGGAGTCCCTCTCTTCTTCGGCTCCCCTCAGGACATGGAGAGGTTCCACCCCGACATCCCGCGGCTGACCGGGAGGGCGGCATGGGCCTTCCTGCCCCTGGTCATCTCGCGTCGCCCGGTCGGCTGCTGGGTGCTGTCCTTCGACCGTCCCCGCCCCTTCGGTCCCGACGAGCGTGCCGTCCTGACCTCGCTGGCCGGGCTGATCGCCCAGGCCCTCGACCGCGCCCGACTCTACGACGCCAAGCACCAGCTCGCCCACGACCTGCAGAGTGGCCTGCTCCCCACGACCCTGCCCGCGGTGCCCGGCCTGGAGGTCGCGGCCCGGTACCTGCCCGCGGCCCGTGGCATGGATGTCGGAGGCGACTTCTACGACCTCATCCGTCTGGACGCCACCACCGTCGCCGCCGCCATCGGTGACGTCCAGGGGCACAACGTGCACGCCGCCGCTCTGATGGGACAGATCCGCACGGCCGTCCACGTCACGGCGGGGGCGTCACCCGACGAGGTCCTCGCCCGTGCGAACCGTCTGCTCACCGACTTCGACCCGGGCCTCTTCGCCAGCTGCCTGTACGCGCATCTCGATCTCGCGCATCATCGCGCGCATCTGGCCACGGCGGGTCACCCGCCGCCGCTCCTGCGCGACGCCCGCGGACGTACCGAGGTCCTCGACCTGCCGCCCGGGCTCCTGCTCGGTATCGACTCCGCCGCCGACTACCGGACCACCGAGATCCCGCTGCCACCCGACTCGCTGCTGGCTCTGTACACCGACGGCCTGATCGAAACCCCGGGCGGCGACATCGGCGAGGCCGCCGCCGACCTCGCGGATCACCTCGCCCGCATCGCGGACCAGCCCGTCGGCACCCTCGCCGACGCCCTCATCCGGCACACCCCCCACACCGACCCGCGCAGTGACGACGTGGCCCTGCTCCTGCTCCGCGCGACGGACGCGACCTGA
- a CDS encoding DUF6194 family protein — translation MVTRNHPGDTASDLDPPDRWRVNIHVGRARFRELVGEDPRALDGRPRDHTAADRVLPHPVYGAYGWICVVTPGDRTADTVVRLLRAAHDDARRRSARRQRAGTTTGERPTGAG, via the coding sequence ATCGTCACCCGCAACCACCCCGGCGACACCGCTTCCGACCTCGATCCGCCGGACCGCTGGCGCGTCAACATCCACGTCGGCCGCGCGAGGTTCCGCGAGCTCGTGGGGGAGGACCCACGCGCGCTCGACGGCCGTCCCCGCGACCACACGGCCGCGGACCGTGTGCTGCCGCACCCGGTCTACGGAGCGTACGGCTGGATCTGTGTCGTCACTCCCGGGGACAGGACGGCGGACACGGTCGTGAGGCTTCTGCGCGCCGCCCATGACGACGCTCGTCGCCGGTCCGCGCGGCGGCAACGAGCCGGTACGACCACCGGAGAACGACCGACCGGTGCGGGTTGA
- a CDS encoding NUDIX domain-containing protein, producing the protein MMRDAFDPRVVEAATADVRLARTEFDGAGRWLTSAAQGPPGPLAAEVWVFDEDLSRVLLVHHRWRGRVPPGGRVEPGETPREGARRELFEETGVEAELLREPAAATVRSYHPRWPATLGLSFVAIVDAATPLVTERGQPATWTSLDEAWAGYFPVDASRVRRHARWLREVSDR; encoded by the coding sequence ATGATGCGTGACGCGTTCGACCCTCGGGTGGTGGAGGCCGCGACTGCCGATGTCCGTCTGGCGAGAACGGAGTTCGACGGCGCCGGACGGTGGCTCACTTCTGCCGCCCAGGGGCCTCCGGGGCCACTTGCCGCAGAGGTGTGGGTCTTCGACGAGGACCTCTCCCGGGTGCTGCTGGTCCATCACCGGTGGCGCGGCCGGGTCCCGCCGGGCGGCCGGGTCGAGCCCGGGGAAACTCCCCGGGAGGGAGCACGCCGCGAGCTCTTCGAGGAGACCGGTGTCGAGGCGGAGCTGCTGCGGGAACCCGCCGCGGCCACCGTGCGCTCCTATCACCCGCGGTGGCCGGCGACTCTTGGACTGTCCTTCGTCGCGATCGTGGACGCTGCGACGCCTTTGGTCACCGAAAGAGGACAGCCCGCGACCTGGACGTCGCTGGACGAGGCCTGGGCCGGCTACTTCCCCGTCGACGCGTCACGCGTCCGGCGGCATGCGCGATGGCTGCGTGAGGTCTCCGACCGCTGA
- a CDS encoding SAM-dependent methyltransferase, whose product MSGSEGLPQGVDPDKASVARMYDAMLGGQHNFAIDREALAAFTAIDPQVRTLARANRAFLGRAVRFLVDAGVRQFIDLGSGIPTQGNVHEVAQAACPGARVVYVDSDPVAVAHSAALLADNPDTDIVDADIRRPADVLSSPQVQKLIDFDQPVAVLMITILHFIAPEEDPAGIVAAFRDALPEGSWLALTHATNQDRPDTAAAVGKLYRSRATSPVTARSHGEILGLFDGFDLVEPGLVYVPLWRPDADDHVPENPSEYWVYSGVGRKRPAGA is encoded by the coding sequence GTGTCAGGTAGCGAAGGTCTGCCTCAGGGGGTCGACCCGGACAAGGCGAGCGTGGCCCGGATGTACGACGCAATGCTGGGCGGCCAGCACAATTTCGCCATAGACCGGGAGGCGTTGGCGGCGTTCACGGCCATCGACCCGCAGGTGCGCACACTGGCCCGGGCCAACCGCGCCTTTCTCGGGCGGGCCGTGCGTTTCCTGGTCGACGCCGGGGTGCGGCAGTTCATCGACCTCGGATCGGGCATCCCGACCCAGGGCAACGTCCACGAGGTGGCGCAGGCGGCCTGCCCGGGAGCCCGGGTGGTGTACGTGGACAGCGATCCGGTCGCCGTGGCGCACAGTGCCGCGTTGCTCGCCGACAACCCGGACACGGACATCGTTGACGCCGACATCCGTCGCCCGGCCGATGTGCTGTCCTCGCCGCAGGTACAGAAACTGATCGACTTCGATCAGCCCGTCGCCGTGCTGATGATCACGATCCTGCACTTCATCGCGCCCGAGGAGGACCCGGCCGGCATCGTGGCCGCGTTCCGGGACGCCCTTCCCGAGGGGAGCTGGCTGGCGCTGACGCACGCGACGAACCAGGACCGCCCCGACACCGCCGCCGCCGTGGGGAAGTTGTACCGTTCCCGGGCCACCTCGCCGGTCACCGCCCGGTCCCACGGCGAGATCCTCGGACTCTTCGACGGCTTCGACCTCGTGGAGCCCGGCCTGGTCTACGTACCCCTGTGGCGCCCCGATGCGGACGACCACGTCCCGGAGAACCCGTCGGAGTACTGGGTGTACTCGGGCGTCGGCCGCAAGCGTCCGGCGGGCGCCTGA
- the msrA gene encoding peptide-methionine (S)-S-oxide reductase MsrA — protein sequence MSATEEKALLAGGCFWGMQELIRTLPGVLATRVGYSGGDVANATYRNHGTHAESIEITFDPAVTDYRAILEYFFQIHDPSTKNRQGGDIGLSYRSAIFYLDDEQRRVAEDTIADVDASGLWPGKVVTEVVPAGAFWEAEPEHQDYLRKYPEGYTCHFPRPNWRLPKRAEA from the coding sequence ATGAGCGCCACTGAGGAAAAGGCGTTGCTGGCGGGTGGCTGCTTCTGGGGGATGCAGGAACTGATCCGGACGCTTCCGGGTGTCCTGGCCACGCGGGTGGGATACAGCGGCGGCGACGTGGCCAACGCGACCTATCGCAATCATGGAACGCACGCCGAGTCGATCGAGATCACCTTCGATCCCGCCGTGACGGACTACCGGGCCATCCTGGAGTACTTCTTCCAGATCCACGACCCGAGCACGAAGAACCGGCAGGGAGGCGACATCGGCCTCAGCTACCGTTCCGCGATCTTCTATCTCGACGACGAGCAGCGACGGGTCGCCGAGGACACCATCGCCGATGTCGACGCCTCGGGACTGTGGCCGGGGAAGGTCGTGACCGAGGTCGTGCCGGCCGGCGCCTTCTGGGAGGCCGAGCCCGAGCACCAGGACTACCTGCGGAAGTACCCCGAGGGCTACACCTGCCACTTCCCGCGGCCGAACTGGCGGTTGCCGAAGCGCGCGGAAGCCTGA
- a CDS encoding LLM class F420-dependent oxidoreductase, whose amino-acid sequence MASETREEFGRIGIWSGALHRSRVDDAGKEAIAEAVAELEDLGYGTLWLGGSPSPDDAAAVVDATRTVTVATGILSIWEHTAEEVTARIAELDASARGRFVLGLGVSHGQLAPQYAKPYSAMVAYLDALDAATPPVDRGHRVLAALGPKMLKLATDRALGAHPYLVTTEHTAEAREALGPDALLAPELSVVLDTDLDRARTTARTMLAMYLQLPNYTNNMLRLGFTESDFEDGGSTRLLDSVFALGDAERVRARTREYFDAGADHIALQVLTADEGGAGLPRAEWRELAAVFADEL is encoded by the coding sequence GCGGGTCGACGACGCGGGCAAGGAAGCGATCGCGGAAGCGGTCGCCGAGCTCGAAGACCTGGGGTACGGCACTCTCTGGCTCGGCGGCAGCCCCTCACCCGACGACGCCGCGGCTGTCGTCGACGCCACCCGCACGGTCACCGTGGCCACGGGCATCCTGAGCATCTGGGAGCACACGGCTGAGGAGGTGACGGCGCGGATCGCGGAGCTCGACGCGAGCGCCCGTGGACGGTTCGTCCTCGGCCTGGGCGTGAGCCACGGTCAGTTGGCCCCGCAGTACGCGAAGCCGTACAGCGCGATGGTGGCCTACCTGGACGCGCTCGACGCCGCCACCCCGCCCGTGGACCGTGGTCACCGGGTCCTGGCGGCGCTCGGCCCGAAGATGCTGAAGCTCGCGACCGACCGGGCACTGGGTGCGCACCCCTATCTCGTCACCACCGAGCACACGGCGGAGGCCCGCGAGGCACTCGGTCCCGACGCGCTGCTCGCCCCGGAACTGTCGGTCGTGCTCGACACCGACCTCGACCGGGCACGTACCACCGCGCGGACCATGCTGGCGATGTACCTCCAACTGCCCAACTACACCAACAATATGCTGCGCCTGGGGTTCACGGAGAGCGACTTCGAGGACGGCGGAAGCACACGTCTCCTGGACTCCGTCTTCGCCCTGGGCGACGCCGAGCGCGTGCGAGCCCGGACCCGGGAGTACTTCGACGCCGGCGCCGACCACATCGCTCTCCAGGTACTGACCGCCGATGAGGGCGGAGCCGGTCTGCCGCGGGCCGAGTGGCGTGAGCTGGCCGCGGTGTTCGCCGACGAGCTGTAG
- a CDS encoding SRPBCC family protein yields MASTSVSRVVPASPGRVWQVIGGFGSLPEWVPQIPESTPLEGGRVRRLIMGDGEVVVERLVGFSEGDRSYSYTIVEAPFPVVGYLATLRVHTVPGEPDSAEVQWSGRFYPQGASDDEMVALFTGVYRDGLDALHTMLAD; encoded by the coding sequence ATGGCATCGACCTCGGTGAGCAGGGTCGTCCCCGCGTCCCCCGGGCGCGTGTGGCAGGTGATCGGCGGCTTCGGTTCCCTGCCCGAGTGGGTTCCGCAGATCCCCGAGAGCACGCCACTGGAGGGCGGCCGTGTCCGTCGGCTGATCATGGGCGACGGAGAGGTCGTCGTCGAGCGGCTGGTCGGGTTCAGCGAGGGGGACCGGTCCTACTCGTACACCATCGTGGAGGCGCCGTTCCCCGTCGTCGGCTATCTCGCGACGCTCCGGGTGCACACCGTGCCCGGCGAGCCCGACAGTGCCGAAGTGCAGTGGTCCGGCCGTTTCTACCCGCAAGGGGCGAGCGACGACGAGATGGTGGCCCTGTTCACCGGCGTCTACCGCGACGGTCTCGACGCGCTGCACACGATGCTGGCGGACTGA
- a CDS encoding SDR family NAD(P)-dependent oxidoreductase yields MRIDLTGRTALVTGSTQGIGAAIAAGLADAGARVGVNGRDKERVDAAVGQLREEVPDGDFVAIDADVASEDGAGRALDALPDVDVLVNNLGVFGSQDPLDITDAEWRRYFEVNVLAAVRLTRAYLPRMIESDWGRIQYIASESAVAIPEEMIHYGMTKTALLAVGRGFAKKAAGTGVTVNSVLAGPTHTAGVEEFVYELVGRDLPWEEAERVFMREHRPQSLLRRLIAPEEIANMVVYLSSDQASATTGGALRVDGGCIDAVIP; encoded by the coding sequence ATGCGCATCGATCTCACGGGACGGACCGCCCTGGTGACAGGGTCGACGCAGGGCATCGGGGCCGCCATCGCGGCCGGTCTCGCGGATGCTGGGGCGCGGGTGGGCGTCAACGGCCGCGACAAGGAGAGGGTCGACGCGGCGGTCGGGCAACTGCGGGAGGAGGTGCCGGACGGTGACTTCGTCGCCATCGACGCGGACGTCGCCTCCGAGGACGGTGCCGGGCGTGCCCTCGACGCCTTGCCGGACGTCGACGTGCTCGTCAACAACCTGGGTGTCTTCGGCTCCCAGGACCCGCTGGACATCACCGATGCGGAATGGCGCCGGTACTTCGAGGTGAACGTGCTCGCCGCGGTCCGCCTCACCCGTGCGTACCTGCCGCGGATGATCGAGAGCGACTGGGGCCGCATCCAGTACATCGCCAGTGAATCGGCGGTGGCCATCCCCGAGGAGATGATCCACTACGGCATGACGAAGACCGCTCTCCTGGCCGTCGGCCGCGGCTTCGCGAAGAAGGCCGCCGGAACGGGCGTCACCGTCAACTCGGTCCTCGCCGGCCCCACCCACACCGCCGGCGTCGAGGAGTTCGTGTACGAACTGGTCGGCCGTGACCTGCCCTGGGAGGAGGCGGAGCGGGTCTTCATGAGAGAGCACCGACCGCAGTCGCTGCTGCGGCGTCTGATCGCTCCCGAGGAGATCGCCAACATGGTGGTGTACCTGAGTTCGGACCAGGCCTCCGCCACCACGGGGGGCGCGCTGCGGGTCGACGGAGGCTGCATCGACGCCGTCATCCCCTGA
- a CDS encoding N(5)-(carboxyethyl)ornithine synthase has product MTLMSLGVLASSRKENEFRLPLHPDHLERIAPDVRERIFLERGYGRRFGIDDDALLPLVAGLRSRERLLAECEVLLLPKPTHDDIAELREGQVLWGWPHCVQDGKTTQLAIDRRLTLVAWEAMNHWTSTGAFSVHVFHKNNELAGYCSVLHALQLGGVTGSYGRRLRAVVISFGATARGAVTGLGAMGVSDVTVLTQRAAAAVASPMPSVVMGHFEEQADDPSRLRALTAAGPVPLAEYLAGFDIIVNCIRQDTDAPLMFVSEEELSLFRPGTFFVDVACDEGMGFGWARPTTFGEPMPTVGPDCHYYAVDHSPSHLWNSATWEISEALLPYLRKVMSGPAAWEADATVRNAIEIRDGVVRNPKILSFQHRTAAYPHAPQIPAPTPRPAAQPA; this is encoded by the coding sequence ATGACCCTTATGAGTCTCGGAGTCCTTGCCTCCTCCCGCAAGGAGAACGAGTTCCGGCTGCCGTTGCACCCCGACCACCTCGAACGGATCGCCCCGGACGTCCGCGAGAGGATCTTCCTGGAACGCGGCTACGGCCGACGGTTCGGCATCGACGACGATGCCCTGCTGCCGCTCGTGGCGGGCCTGCGCTCCCGCGAGCGGCTTCTCGCCGAGTGCGAGGTGCTGCTGCTGCCCAAACCGACGCACGACGACATCGCCGAGCTGCGCGAGGGCCAGGTGCTGTGGGGATGGCCGCACTGCGTTCAGGACGGGAAGACGACCCAGCTCGCCATCGACCGACGACTGACCCTCGTCGCCTGGGAGGCGATGAACCACTGGACGTCCACGGGCGCGTTCAGCGTCCACGTGTTCCACAAGAACAACGAGCTGGCGGGCTACTGCTCGGTGCTGCACGCCCTGCAGCTCGGTGGCGTGACCGGCAGCTACGGACGTCGGCTGCGCGCCGTGGTCATCAGCTTCGGCGCCACGGCGCGCGGAGCGGTCACGGGACTGGGCGCGATGGGGGTCTCCGACGTCACGGTGCTCACCCAGCGCGCCGCGGCGGCGGTGGCCTCGCCCATGCCGTCGGTCGTGATGGGCCACTTCGAGGAGCAGGCGGACGATCCGTCGCGCCTGCGGGCCCTCACCGCGGCAGGTCCCGTGCCGCTCGCGGAGTACCTGGCAGGGTTCGACATCATCGTCAACTGCATCCGGCAGGACACCGACGCGCCTCTGATGTTCGTCAGCGAGGAGGAGCTCTCCCTGTTCCGCCCCGGCACCTTCTTCGTCGACGTCGCCTGCGACGAGGGCATGGGCTTCGGCTGGGCCCGTCCGACCACCTTCGGCGAGCCCATGCCCACGGTGGGACCGGACTGCCACTACTACGCGGTGGACCACAGCCCGTCCCACCTGTGGAACTCGGCCACCTGGGAAATCAGCGAGGCGCTCCTCCCCTACCTGCGCAAGGTCATGAGCGGCCCCGCCGCCTGGGAGGCCGACGCCACGGTCAGGAACGCCATCGAGATCCGCGACGGCGTCGTACGGAACCCGAAGATCCTCTCGTTCCAGCACCGTACGGCCGCGTACCCCCATGCCCCCCAGATCCCGGCCCCGACGCCACGCCCCGCCGCGCAGCCGGCCTGA